In Haloplanus rubicundus, one DNA window encodes the following:
- a CDS encoding type IV pilin encodes MQLKQLLTEDRAVSPVIGVILMVAITVILAAVIGTFVLGLGDQVSESAPQASFSFDFNDTGVNITHEGGETLEADNINVSGDNGADPSGNNWAGNTISAGDTAPYSGVDPGETVRVIWTNPAGGATNTIARATAPQ; translated from the coding sequence ATGCAACTGAAACAACTACTGACAGAGGACCGCGCAGTGAGCCCGGTCATCGGCGTCATCCTGATGGTGGCCATCACCGTCATCCTCGCCGCCGTGATCGGCACGTTCGTCCTCGGCCTGGGCGACCAGGTCAGCGAGAGTGCACCGCAAGCCAGCTTCAGCTTCGACTTCAACGATACCGGCGTGAACATCACCCACGAGGGTGGCGAGACGCTGGAGGCGGACAACATCAACGTGAGCGGCGACAATGGCGCCGATCCGAGCGGCAACAACTGGGCGGGTAATACCATCTCGGCCGGCGATACGGCTCCTTATTCGGGCGTCGACCCCGGCGAGACGGTTCGCGTCATCTGGACCAACCCAGCCGGCGGAGCGACCAACACCATCGCCCGCGCGACCGCACCGCAGTAA